A genome region from Nocardia sp. NBC_00565 includes the following:
- a CDS encoding LysE family translocator, translated as MIETTAVLGVAATELGMVLTPGPNMMYLVSRTISQGRRAGLVSLSGVAVGFMVYLVAAIVGITAIFAVVPGLYLSMKLAGAAYLAYLAWKTLRGGISVFEPSDLAADSTRRLFSMGLVTNLLNPKIAIIYMALIPQFVTPEQGRVWLQSLLLGAVQIGIALTVNGLIVMGAATIAVFLTGRPLWMRAQRWVTGTMLGVVAVLLVTDRTRPVPA; from the coding sequence ATGATCGAAACCACGGCGGTGTTGGGAGTGGCCGCGACCGAGTTGGGAATGGTGCTGACGCCGGGCCCGAACATGATGTATCTGGTGTCGCGCACGATATCGCAGGGACGGCGAGCGGGTCTGGTATCGCTATCGGGTGTGGCCGTCGGGTTCATGGTGTATCTCGTGGCCGCCATCGTCGGGATTACCGCGATCTTCGCGGTGGTGCCGGGGTTGTATCTGAGCATGAAGCTGGCCGGCGCAGCTTATCTGGCGTACTTGGCGTGGAAGACGTTGCGCGGCGGCATCTCTGTGTTCGAGCCCTCCGATCTGGCCGCCGACTCCACGCGCAGGCTCTTCAGCATGGGGCTGGTCACCAACCTGCTCAATCCCAAGATCGCGATCATCTACATGGCGTTGATCCCGCAGTTCGTGACCCCAGAACAGGGGCGAGTCTGGTTGCAGAGCCTGCTGCTGGGCGCAGTGCAGATCGGTATCGCGCTGACGGTCAACGGCTTGATCGTGATGGGAGCCGCCACAATCGCAGTGTTCCTGACCGGCCGCCCGCTCTGGATGCGGGCACAACGCTGGGTCACCGGCACAATGCTCGGCGTCGTCGCCGTTCTACTAGTTACCGACCGGACCCGCCCGGTTCCGGCCTAG
- a CDS encoding EthD family reductase, whose protein sequence is MHKLVVLYSKPADPDHFRDYYVTNHLPLVMNWPGLLAWRYSFDVAATKGEAPYFAVFEADFADAAAMAAARSSVQGQRVAADVVNYATGGAVIIHYPVQDGTS, encoded by the coding sequence ATGCATAAGTTGGTGGTCCTGTATTCCAAACCCGCCGACCCTGACCACTTCCGCGACTACTACGTGACCAACCACCTTCCGCTGGTCATGAATTGGCCCGGCCTGCTTGCGTGGCGCTACAGCTTCGACGTGGCGGCGACCAAGGGAGAAGCGCCGTATTTCGCGGTCTTCGAAGCCGACTTCGCTGACGCCGCCGCCATGGCCGCGGCGCGGTCGTCGGTGCAAGGCCAGCGGGTGGCCGCCGATGTCGTCAACTACGCCACCGGCGGTGCGGTCATCATCCACTATCCGGTGCAGGACGGCACCAGCTGA
- a CDS encoding LysR family transcriptional regulator has protein sequence MAPDTVSLRYFLVLAQELNFTRAATRIGIAQPALSARIRRLEAELGTSLLVRNTRSVVLTTAGAALAESAPPALAALERAWDTARNAGAGELGTLRIGYSLSAGAETAPALVDRLIRSSPGLEVSAVPMATPEISPAVADGRIDAGITRGEQPGRGVRRFLLRRVRIGVQLAQHHPLAEHPEIEIADAAAYPLRLPDRTANPVIHDQLSALFRDTRPNPRFHTPAVSFDMSQRDLRDGLTLAPAGEAAVTTTPAGLTWRPLQGAPTLTIHLVLPRVQSPLHRRIRTVAKTLAHELHWLPD, from the coding sequence GTGGCGCCGGATACGGTGAGCCTGCGGTACTTTCTGGTGCTGGCGCAGGAGTTGAACTTCACCCGCGCGGCCACACGGATCGGTATCGCGCAGCCCGCACTCAGTGCCCGGATACGCCGATTGGAGGCGGAACTCGGTACGAGCCTGCTGGTTCGCAACACGCGTAGCGTCGTATTGACCACGGCCGGTGCGGCTTTGGCGGAGTCCGCGCCGCCCGCGCTGGCGGCGCTGGAGCGGGCATGGGACACCGCCCGGAATGCGGGGGCCGGTGAACTGGGCACGCTGCGCATCGGATACAGCCTCAGCGCGGGGGCCGAGACGGCACCGGCCCTGGTGGACAGGCTCATTCGCAGCAGCCCGGGACTCGAGGTCAGCGCGGTCCCGATGGCGACACCGGAGATCTCCCCCGCGGTCGCCGACGGCCGCATCGATGCGGGGATCACCCGCGGTGAACAGCCGGGTCGTGGCGTGCGCCGGTTCCTGCTGCGGCGTGTGCGCATCGGGGTCCAATTGGCACAGCATCATCCGCTGGCCGAACACCCGGAGATCGAGATCGCCGATGCGGCCGCGTATCCGCTGCGACTCCCCGACCGTACGGCCAACCCCGTGATCCACGATCAGCTGTCCGCCCTGTTCCGCGACACCCGGCCGAACCCCCGATTCCACACGCCCGCAGTCTCTTTCGACATGTCTCAGCGCGACCTACGCGACGGGCTCACCCTCGCCCCGGCCGGTGAAGCCGCGGTCACGACAACACCGGCCGGTCTCACGTGGCGACCGCTGCAGGGCGCACCCACCTTGACGATCCACCTGGTCCTCCCGCGCGTGCAGTCACCACTACACCGCCGCATCCGTACCGTCGCCAAAACCCTGGCACACGAGCTGCACTGGCTGCCGGACTGA